The Vicia villosa cultivar HV-30 ecotype Madison, WI linkage group LG1, Vvil1.0, whole genome shotgun sequence genome includes a region encoding these proteins:
- the LOC131634333 gene encoding kinesin-like protein KIN-8A, translated as MPVSTRSKISTENDRNPTMEQQQRLRNPHHGLKEKLKTLTLLYEQQKLASKSLRNSNTAMRERNSIANPSSTITKTFVLPQPPSSTINNSADDDAKENQNIIVGQDRIVGFSYPRKVNAAAPAAPVSVSSSAAVARRLSMPAKGKEEELGKCVSRILVFVRVRPMNKKEIELSSRCCVRIVNQRDVYLTESANEKDYLRLNRVKGRHFSFDGSFTDSATQLQVYSTTTSELVEAVLQGRNGSVFCYGATGAGKTYTMLGTVENPGVMVLAIKDLFSKIRQRSCDGSHVVHLSYLEVYNETVRDLLCPGRPLVLREDKQGIMAAGLTQYRASSADEVMVLLQQGNRNRTTEPTRANETSSRSHAILQVVVEYRVRDATTTNIVNRVGKLSLIDLAGSERALATDQRTLRSLEGANINRSLLALSSCINALVEGKKHIPYRNSKLTQLLKDSLGGICNTVMIANISPSSLSFGETQNTVHWADRAKEIRLKVCETIEDQLPIHETDTDQAKLIYELQKENHEIRMQLAQQQQKLSTLEAQSLASHSSTPPPPSNAILSTPPTSAQPSERRRTRSSFLAGTCFTPETKKKGVELAVKTLQRTVKALEAEIERMKKDHALQLKQKEDLIRELSQKCEKQVLTTREVGKRVVTRAASLPVKEPNNGELKSHRLRSPAPTAKKRSFWDITTNNSPSVTASNGRKTRSHVLSEPMAPPRSMLLQPGFARQKAQ; from the exons ATGCCGGTTTCAACGCGATCTAAAATCAGTACAGAAAATGATCGAAATCCAACAATGGAGCAGCAACAGCGACTCAGAAACCCTCACCATGGCCTCAAAGAGAAACTCAAAACCCTCACTCTGTTATACGAGCAGCAAAAGCTAGCTTCCAAGTCTCTCAGAAACAGCAACACTGCTATGCGAGAGAGAAACTCGATCGCAAACCCTAGCTCAACGATTACGAAAACGTTCGTTTTACCTCAACCACCTTCTTCCACAATCAACAACAGTGCCGATGATGATGCGAAAGAAAATCAGAATATCATTGTTGGACAAGATCGAATCGTTGGATTTTCGTATCCAAGAAAGGTAAATGCAGCAGCTCCAGCAGCTCCGGTTTCGGTTTCGAGTTCTGCCGCTGTTGCTCGGAGACTTTCGATGCCGGCGAAAGGGAAAGAGGAGGAGTTAGGGAAATGTGTGAGTAGGATTTTGGTGTTTGTTAGGGTTAGGCCAATGAACAAGAAGGAGATTGAATTGAGTTCGAGGTGCTGTGTGAGAATCGTTAATCAGCGCGATGTTTATCTTACTGAGTCTGCGAATGAGAAGGATTATCTCAGGCTCAATAGGGTTAAGGGGCGTCATTTTAGCTTTGATGGTTCTTTTACTGATTCAGCTACTCAGCTACAAGTGTATTCAACGAC AACTTCGGAACTTGTGGAAGCTGTTCTGCAGGGGAGAAATGGATCAGTTTTCTGCTATGGTGCTACGGGAGCTGGAAAAACATATACAATGCTGGGCACTGTGGAGAATCCAGGAGTGATGGTTTTGGCTATTAAGGATCTATTCAGTAAAATCAGGCAAAGAAGTTGTGATGGAAGTCATGTGGTTCATCTCTCCTATCTTGAGGTTTACAATGAAACGGTCAGGGATTTGCTTTGCCCTGGAAGACCTTTAGTCCTTAGAGAAGATAAACAG GGGATTATGGCGGCAGGTCTTACACAATATAGAGCTTCTTCCGCAGACGAG GTGATGGTATTGCTACAACAAGGAAATCGAAACCGAACCACAGAACCAACTCGTGCAAATGAAACATCTTCACGTTCCCATGCAATTTTGCAG GTTGTGGTTGAATACCGAGTTAGAGATGCCACAACAACGAATATTGTTAATCGAGTAGGCAAGCTCTCATTAATTGATCTTGCAGGGTCAGAAAGAGCTCTTGCCACTGATCAAAGAACACTAAGATCTCTTGAGGGTGCCAACATAAACCGCTCTCTTCTCGCACTCAGCAGCTGCATCAATGCTCTTGTAGAGGGAAAGAAACACATACCGTATCGAAATTCCAAACTCACTCAACTTCTCAAGGATTCATTAGGAGGAATTTGCAACACTGTCATGATTGCAAACATTAGCCCGAGTAGCCTCTCATTTGGTGAAACTCAAAACACCGTTCACTGGGCCGATAGAGCCAAAGAGATTCGGCTAAAG GTATGCGAAACCATCGAGGATCAATTGCCAATACATGAGACAGACACTGACCAGGCCAAACTGATATATGAGCTTCAAAAGGAGAATCATGAAATAAGAATGCAGCTAGCACAGCAACAACAAAAGCTCTCAACTCTAGAAGCACAGTCCTTAGCTTCACATTCCTCTACCCCACCACCACCTTCTAATGCAATTCTTTCCACTCCTCCAACTTCGGCTCAACCAAGTGAAAGACGAAGGACTAGATCCTCTTTCTTGGCTGGAACTTGTTTCACTCCGGAAACCAAGAAGAAAGGAGTTGAGCTAGCTGTGAAGACACTACAACGGACAGTGAAAGCACTAGAGGCTGAGATAGAGAGAATGAAGAAAGATCATGCCTTGCAGCTAAAGCAGAAAGAAGATCTCATCCGCGAGCTTTCTCAAAAGTGTGAAAAACAAGTATTAACAACAAGAGAAGTAGGGAAGAGAGTGGTAACTAGGGCTGCTAGCCTACCGGTAAAGGAGCCAAACAATGGTGAATTGAAGAGTCATCGTCTTCGATCACCAGCTCCAACTGCGAAGAAGCGAAGCTTTTGGGACATAACCACAAATAATAGCCCATCAGTTACTGCATCAAATGGGAGAAAAACTAGAAGTCATGTTCTTTCAGAACCCATGGCACCTCCTCGATCCATGCTTCTCCAG CCTGGTTTTGCTCGTCAAAAAGCCCAATAG